In Chloroflexota bacterium, the genomic window GAGCAGGCCACCGGCGAGCAGCAGCGGGCGGGCAACGGAGCGTTGGTGCGCCTTGCGCGTGCGTTTCGACATGATTCGCCACGTCCAGGAGTGGAGTCCACGAGGCTCTCTCTATGGATACGTGACGCACGTGGCCAGCGAGCCGGGGCAGCCGTCCCGCGTCATGACGGACAGGTGTCCCCTCGTCGATCCGCGCGGATGGGGCAGTGCGCGGCGGCAGCATATCTGGTGACGACGGCTCATGAGATGCTCCTGCTGAGAGGTCGCGGCGGAATGGGTATGATCCTCATGTCACCTATGGACGGGGTCCAGTCAGCCGAACAGGCGCAAAGGGCGAGATTGATTCGAACGCGCCGTTCCAAATGTGCGATTTTCGAGGAGTGTGTAGCGCATGAGTCGGCCGGACATCGTGCGCCCACTCGCGAATGGCTGGGTTGAGGAGATCCACATCAAGAAGCACTACCGCCCAGATGGCAGCCAGTCGCGGGTTCGCCGGCTTCGCGATGCAGCCGGGGTCACCCGTGAGGTGTGGCATGAAGTCGTCGGAGCAGACGGGGCGCCGCTGCACGGCCCCCATCTGAAGTACCGTGCCGAGGAGCCAGAACGATGATGCAGACGGACAATCTGCCAGTCGTGTCCGCACTGACACAGGCTGCCGAATCGATCATCAGCGAGTACCCGGCGCTGCCCGCTGTTGCCACGGATCGGGCCATCGCACTGCTCGCACTCTGGGCGGCCGACGCCATCGCGGCTGGCCGGCTTGCCCCAGTCGATGCAGACACCACATTCACACGCCTGTTCGTGGCGCTCGGTGACGTGGTCGACGGCCCCGAGATCGCTGAATCGGCCGGCCAGCTTCTGCTTGAGGGCATGACGCTGCACGACTGGGGTACGCCGTTCTCTGGCAACCTCAGCGAGCTACGCCGCCTGGCATTCGGCATCCTGACGCCGGCCGTGTGAGGCAAGCACGGATAGGCCTGCTGTCACACCCTCTGACCAGATGAAGCACCGTTGCTCCAGAGTAGGACTCAGTATTTCCAAAAGTGGTGCTTGTGTTCGAAGGCCGAGCCCTGGCTGGAGAACGCGCCCCACTCCGAGCGGCGCACGGCCACGTAGGAGGTCGCCAGCAGTGGCCCGAGCGCGTCCATCAGCACCTCGTCGGCTTCCAGCGCGTCCACTGCCGCCGACAGCGAGTCCGGCAGCCGGTTGATGCCACGCTCGGCGCGCTCCTCGTCGGGGATGGTGTCCGGGTCCACCAGTACGAGTTGCTCCTCGCGCAGCTCAAGCCGCCGCGTGATGCCGTCCAGGCCCGCCGCGATCACCCCGCCAAGGGCGATGTATGGATTCGCGCTGTTGTCCGCCGACTTCAGCTCCAGGTTGATCGAGCGCATCTCCTGGCCGGCGTAGGTGCTCGCCACGCGGACGGCCGCCTCGCGGTTGTCCGGCCCCCAGCAGGTGAACGCCGAGCTCCACGAGCGCGGCTGCAACCGGTGGTAGCTGTTGTAGCTCGGGCAGGTCAGCGCCACGAGGCCCGGCAGATGCTCCAGCAGGCCGGCCGCGAAGTGCCGCCCGAGCGGGCCGAGCTGATACGGCGCAGCCCGGTCGAAGAACAGGTTCTCCTCGCCGGTCGGATCCCAGACCGAGAGGTGGATGTGGCAGCCGTTGCCCGCCTGGTCCGGCCAGGGCTTCGGCGCGAACGAGGCGAAGTAGCCGTGCTTGAAGGCCACGGCACGGATCGTCTCGCGGTACAGGATCTGGTTGTCGGCCGCCCGCAGGGCCGGGGCGTAGCCGATGGACAGCTCCTGCTGGCCGCTGCCCAGCTCCGGGTGATACTGCTCGACGCGCAGCCCCTGCTTCGTCAGCGCCTCCACGATCTCGTCGATCACCGTCGCCGCCGTCTGAAACCCGACCGTGCTGAAGCACAGCGACTCGTCAAACGGCACGTAGCGGTCGTCGACGCGCACCGCCAGCGACCATTCCGGCTCGAAAGCCGCCTTGACCTGCAGCCCCTCGTTGGTCGCGCGGCGGATCATCCGCTTCAGGAAGCTGCGCGGGCACGCCCCCCACGGCTTGCCGTCGCGCGTCTGCATGTCCGCCAGCATCAGCCCCGAGCGGGCGGCATACGGCAGCACCACGAACGTGTCAGCATCGGGGATCAGGCGGATCTCGCCGACCGGGCCCATCCCCTCGACCGCCTGGAGCTGATCGAGCAGGTTCATCGCCTGCATCGCCACCGTCAGCCCGATGCCGCCCTCCATGCGGCTCTCAAGCCCGTCGCTGTGCGACGCCTTGCCGCGGATGACACCGGCGTTGTCGCAGTACAGAAACCGCACCAGCTGAATGTCAGTCGTGCGGAGCTTGCTCAGGACATCGGCCATCGCCACGGCAGCCTCCTCGACCCCGGTCAACCCCGGTCGTGGCGATTGTACTGGTCTGAACAGGCCGGCGCGGGAGTATCTGGACGCCGGCGCCAGCCCGAAACCTCGCGCGGACAACGCCCGCGCGATGATCTCAAGGTTCAGGCGTCGGTGGCAGACTCCTGGTCGCCCTCGGACGGGTCCGTCCGGGCGAGCGAGCCGTCTGGCAGCGCGCCGTAGACTTCGGACATCAGCTGCGCGCGGTACTCAGGATCGCGCAGGGCGCGGATGATCTCATCGACAAGCATGGTGAACCTCCCCAACTGTTTGGAACAGCGTGGTCGCTGCGAAATCACGCGGGCCGCCACGTACGCGTGCAACCGTGCATCAACGATGACAACGGCGCACCGTGTGTCGGTAGTGACAACGTACCGCCCCAGAGGTCGCCCGGGCCGTCAACC contains:
- a CDS encoding glutamine synthetase, translating into MADVLSKLRTTDIQLVRFLYCDNAGVIRGKASHSDGLESRMEGGIGLTVAMQAMNLLDQLQAVEGMGPVGEIRLIPDADTFVVLPYAARSGLMLADMQTRDGKPWGACPRSFLKRMIRRATNEGLQVKAAFEPEWSLAVRVDDRYVPFDESLCFSTVGFQTAATVIDEIVEALTKQGLRVEQYHPELGSGQQELSIGYAPALRAADNQILYRETIRAVAFKHGYFASFAPKPWPDQAGNGCHIHLSVWDPTGEENLFFDRAAPYQLGPLGRHFAAGLLEHLPGLVALTCPSYNSYHRLQPRSWSSAFTCWGPDNREAAVRVASTYAGQEMRSINLELKSADNSANPYIALGGVIAAGLDGITRRLELREEQLVLVDPDTIPDEERAERGINRLPDSLSAAVDALEADEVLMDALGPLLATSYVAVRRSEWGAFSSQGSAFEHKHHFWKY